The Anaerolineales bacterium genome window below encodes:
- a CDS encoding MFS transporter, with translation MARLQKTQQGIERNALPRSGAEDDFITADVISLAAGHWIHDTYSAFLAPMLPALIDKFLLSKTEAGLLSVFMQGPSILQPLIGHIGDRVSLRYLVILAPGVTATMMSLLGVAPSYVILPILLLAAGFSSASIHAIGPVMAGRVSGNRLGLGMSFWMVGGELGRTIGPILLVAAIGYLTLEGLAWLMLGGWMASAILFFRLKDVPGRPDEVSELHWKQALREMRTLMLPLALFLLLRAFMSVCLTTYLPIFLNEEGSDLFLSGSALSILEGAGVIGALLGGTLSDRWGRRSVLYISMLATPFLTLLFLSWTNWMRFAVLVPLGLVSLSTTPVLMAMVQESFPENRALANGVFMATNFLIRAVAVIVLGLIADAYGLRLGFTISAALMLLGTAVVSRLPGDRKAIQVSA, from the coding sequence TTGGCCAGACTGCAAAAAACCCAACAGGGGATCGAGCGGAATGCCCTCCCACGTTCCGGAGCTGAGGATGATTTCATAACCGCGGACGTGATCAGTCTGGCTGCCGGGCATTGGATTCACGACACGTACTCGGCTTTCCTGGCACCGATGCTGCCAGCGCTGATCGATAAGTTCCTGCTTTCCAAGACGGAAGCCGGTCTGCTTTCGGTTTTCATGCAGGGCCCTTCGATCCTGCAGCCGCTGATCGGCCACATCGGCGATCGGGTCAGTCTGCGCTACCTGGTGATCCTGGCGCCGGGCGTTACGGCGACGATGATGAGTTTGTTGGGCGTCGCACCCTCTTACGTCATCCTGCCCATTCTGCTGCTCGCCGCGGGATTCAGTTCTGCGAGCATCCACGCCATCGGGCCGGTCATGGCGGGACGCGTATCGGGAAATCGCCTTGGGCTGGGCATGAGTTTCTGGATGGTCGGCGGCGAGCTGGGGCGCACGATCGGGCCGATCTTGCTGGTCGCAGCGATCGGCTATCTCACGCTGGAGGGCCTGGCGTGGTTGATGTTGGGCGGTTGGATGGCTTCAGCGATACTCTTCTTTCGTTTGAAAGACGTACCCGGCCGTCCGGACGAAGTTAGCGAACTGCACTGGAAGCAGGCTCTGCGGGAGATGCGCACGTTAATGCTTCCGTTGGCGTTGTTCCTCCTTTTACGCGCTTTTATGAGTGTTTGCCTCACAACGTATCTGCCCATATTCCTGAACGAGGAAGGCAGCGATCTATTTCTTTCCGGTTCGGCGCTTTCCATTCTGGAAGGCGCCGGCGTCATCGGCGCGCTGCTGGGCGGGACGCTCAGCGATCGCTGGGGACGACGCAGCGTTCTGTACATCTCCATGCTGGCGACGCCGTTTTTGACGCTGTTGTTCCTTTCCTGGACGAACTGGATGCGTTTCGCCGTGCTCGTCCCGTTGGGACTGGTTTCGCTGTCGACGACACCGGTGTTGATGGCCATGGTGCAGGAGTCTTTTCCCGAAAATCGCGCCCTGGCGAACGGCGTGTTCATGGCAACCAATTTTCTCATCCGTGCCGTGGCGGTGATCGTTTTAGGTCTCATTGCGGATGCATACGGTTTGCGCTTGGGATTCACCATCAGCGCGGCGTTAATGCTGCTCGGCACTGCGGTCGTCTCGCGCCTGCCGGGAGATCGAAAGGCGATCCAGGTGTCTGCGTAA
- a CDS encoding redoxin domain-containing protein encodes MMDLDEPRVRAPEFPDSMWLNIYSDVSLHSLQPNVVLLDFWEYTCINCLRTLPYLRAWHERYADLGLTIVGVHTPEFRFGRRPEFVKAAIGRLGIGWPVVLDNDQHIWTSYANCCRPTIHLIDGQGYVRFSRAGDHGYTQIESVIQALLREKDPDVQLPPLPKAEHAPSAVCVPTSQEIHVDALGCPLPQDDKAVEYSLPAHLAEGHFYLAGSWRLKNDGLTISGESGTITLPYHAADVYAVLSPSPHSGGYTRSEHSPLKIEILQDGRPLPVDNYGQDVFKDKDRSMLRIDIPRSYHVAHNSTVRRAELQMRIMETGLTLFAFSFGSCLITDPAEESRGA; translated from the coding sequence ATGATGGACCTCGACGAACCTCGCGTGCGAGCGCCAGAATTTCCAGACTCGATGTGGCTCAACATCTACAGCGATGTATCGTTGCACAGCTTGCAGCCCAACGTCGTCCTACTCGATTTCTGGGAGTATACCTGCATCAACTGCCTGCGTACCTTGCCCTACCTGCGAGCCTGGCATGAACGCTACGCCGATCTCGGGCTGACGATCGTGGGCGTCCACACACCCGAATTCCGCTTCGGCCGGCGACCCGAATTCGTCAAGGCGGCCATCGGCCGCCTGGGCATAGGATGGCCGGTCGTTCTCGATAACGACCAACACATCTGGACCAGCTACGCCAACTGCTGCCGGCCGACGATTCATCTGATCGACGGGCAGGGTTACGTCCGATTCTCACGCGCCGGGGATCATGGCTACACGCAAATTGAAAGCGTTATCCAGGCTTTGCTGCGGGAGAAAGATCCCGACGTTCAACTGCCGCCGCTGCCCAAAGCAGAACATGCCCCCAGCGCCGTTTGTGTCCCCACTTCACAGGAAATCCACGTCGATGCACTCGGTTGCCCCTTACCGCAGGACGATAAGGCTGTCGAGTATTCGCTGCCGGCCCATCTCGCCGAGGGGCACTTCTACCTCGCAGGCAGCTGGCGGCTTAAAAACGACGGTCTGACAATCTCCGGCGAAAGCGGGACGATCACCTTGCCCTACCACGCCGCAGACGTTTACGCCGTGCTCTCGCCGAGTCCACACAGCGGCGGCTACACACGCTCCGAACACAGCCCACTTAAGATTGAGATTCTCCAAGACGGACGGCCGCTTCCGGTTGACAACTACGGCCAGGATGTGTTCAAAGATAAGGATCGATCGATGCTGCGCATCGACATCCCTCGCAGCTACCACGTAGCTCACAATTCAACGGTTCGCCGCGCTGAACTTCAAATGCGCATAATGGAAACCGGACTCACGTTATTCGCCTTCTCCTTCGGATCTTGCCTGATCACCGATCCGGCGGAAGAAAGCAGGGGAGCCTGA